Sequence from the Tenrec ecaudatus isolate mTenEca1 chromosome 6, mTenEca1.hap1, whole genome shotgun sequence genome:
CAGaggacacctggggaagacccctgttcCTCACTGGGCAGTGGGACAGGGGGCTGGAGGGCACCAGGTGGGGAGCCTCAGACTGGGAGAATCCCTGCAGGATGCTGACACACTTCATTGTTTCAAGAATGAGAGCTTCCAGGGCTGGGCAAGGAGCCCAAGGGGGAACAGTTCTGCCCAGACCCGCCCAGGCCCTCCTAGCCCTCTCCCTCTGGAAATGCCACTTCTCTGCTGCCCGGGCTCCTGCATCCCCACATCAGGAGATGGGCCTTAGCTACTGGGTTTCAGTAACACCTTCATCCCACACCTGTACCTGTTGAACGAATGGGGCTGAGGCCCTGAACTGGCCAGTGTGGTCACCCCCTgcttgaaggggcaggaggagacaactGGTAGCCATGGTGCCAGCTGAAAAACTGGCACAGGCCAGCACCAAGGTTTGGTAGCTGTCCTGGGAGGTTGGGTCCCACAAAAGGGGACGGTGGAGGCAGATTTGGGGAGCATGCTGCAAGTGAACTTCAAGGACTTGCCACACAGCGTGGGCCAGGTGAGGCCGGTGAGGTAGGACTGGACTGTGGGTGGTGGGTGAAGCTGTAGGTTGGACAAGGTGCTGGGCCAGACAACCCCACAGTCATCCTTGGGGCAGGAAAGGGGATAGTGGGAGCAGATTTGGGGGGAGCTGGAGGAGGTAGGCAGCTGGCCCAGCAGAACTGGAGGCCCACCACTCTAAGAGGGCATTCTTGCTTTGTGGCCTCCGTTGGACACAGGACCCAACTCCGTGGGTGGCTAGGGAGAAGCATGAGGAAGCTACATCACCCCACTGCAGTGCCAGCCTCTTAGTCTCCTGAGAGAAGGCGAGCAGCTCCCTGGCCAGGacaggggatggggaggaagggagaaggccCCTCCTCTGAGGGCAGGTTCCTTTCTGTCCTGAGCGGCACTGGTGCAGGGCTTCCTGGTAGCTCAGTCAGAAAGGGCGTGTCCCTCctagttggggctggggctgagtaaGGAGggcagtgtgagtgtgtgttgtgtgagtgtgtgtatctgtgtgggaGTGGTTTCAGAGATGTATGAATATGTGCAGGGAGGggtttgtgtgtgcatatgtgaggtgtgtgtgtgtgtgtgtgtgtgtgtgctgtgtagtGTGAAAAGGTAGAAAGGAAGCTGAGGACCTGATCTCCCCTGTCCCATGCAGCCCTCTGAACTGTATCTTGTCTCCAGGACAGCGACAGAGACAACCCTAGAGAGAGAAAGCCCCTCTAGGAAGTGGCAGGTGCGGAATGGGTGGGGAGAGTCTGGTCTCGGGACCAGTTTGTACCACCTTAGGTTGTGGGGATCAGGAGAGTGGGGgctttcaccaccaccaccacccccaggcaGAAACCTGCAGGATCAAATGGAGCTAGAAAAGGAGTGCTCCCCACAAACCCCACCCTGACCTAAACCTGACAGACTAGTTCTCCATCCAGCTAAGGACAAAGGGCAAAGGACAGTTCTCAAACCCTTATAAAACACATCTGGTTCCAGAGAGCTGATAGGAAGCTGCTTTGGTCCAAGGGTGCCAAGTGTGCACAGGATTGCTCAGAGTCCACTTGTGGAAGCTGCTTTGCAGCAGGGTGTGGAGGCCAGTGAGGCAGCCATGGGGCTGCTGACCGGGGAGGGCTTGGCGCCCTTGGCCGTGGCCGTAGCCGTCTTCCTGCTCCTGGTGGACCTGATGTACCGGCGAGTGCGCTGGGCTGCTCGCTATCCGCCAGGGCCTCTGCCACTGCCCCTGCTGGGGAACATGCTGCAGTTGAACTTCAAGGACTTGCCACACAGCATGGGCCAGGTGAGGCCGGTGGGGTGGGACTGGACAGTGGGTGGTGGGTGAAACTGTTGGCTGGCCAAGGAGCTGGGCCAGAAGCCCACAGGTTCATACTGGGGGCAGAAATTAGAAGTCAGGTCTGATTTTCAAAAGACAAAATTCTGAAGCCAGATTGGGGAAGGCTACAGCTCTGGCTGCAGACCAGGATGGCCAGCACTTGGACGACCGACAGAGATGGTGCAAGACCCAAATCAGGCGAAAGGGACTTGGGAAtgagggtgggggctgggcaCTGAGCACCATGAAATCAAGATTTAGAGAGGGCAGAGGTGAAAGACcttgtttccatcttttcctGGGACCTTGGGTCAGACTGTCCACCTCACCTAAGAGCCTAGGTTCCGCTGGCCCAGCTCGCAGGCTACCCGGGGTAAACTGCAAAATCACATGTAGGCGGTGGGATCCAGGTGAAGACCTGGATCCTGAGAGAGAATGGCCCCGAAGTCAGGAGACTGCCTTTTGTCCTTACCTGCTGCTAAGGGCCCAGCTGGCTTGATCAGAGTTTGTTGCTGGGTGAAAATGTCTCTATTCACGGTGGGGTCCTGGTCTGACGTCTGCCCGGCCTCGGCCTGCAGCTGCGGCGCCGCTTCGGGGACGTGTTCAGTCTACAGATGTGCTGGACGCCTATAGTCGTGGTCAACGGGCTGGCGGCCGTGCGCGAGGCGCTGGTGCTCCGCGGCGAGGACACAGCCGACCGACCGCCCGTACCTGGCTTCGAGTACCTGGGCTTCGGGCCACAAGCCCAAGGCAAGAGAcaggggatgtgtgtgtgtataagccaACGCTTCTGAGAGGGGTTTGGGTTGGCAGTGCCACAAGAGTCATTAAAGGGACAGACCGCCACCAAGGGGTGACCTGAGAGAAGGGCGGCCCTTTCTGGGAGGGGCTTGCCGGGGTTGGGCGGGGCGAGCGCGGGAAAGGGGCGGAGCCTGACCCTCAGACTAAGCCGTCTGCTTCCAAAGCATTGGGCAGTCTGTGCACTCTGGCCCCAAGCAGGGCCGGAAAAGGGTGGTGGTGGGCGTGGCTGGTGGGGGCGGAGCACGCCCGGGGCGGGGCTTCAGAAAGGGCCAATTCCGGGGCAGGTATTTGGGCGGGGCGGGCCCGGCTTGCAATGCCCCGCCCCCGTGGCCCAGACAGGCCCCGCCCACGAGCCCATCCGCCCACAGGTGTGGTCATGGCGCGCTATGGGCACGCGTGGCGGGAGCAGCGGCGCTTCTCCCTGTCCACACTGCGCAACTTCGGCCTGGGCAAGAAGTCTCTGGAGCAGTGGGCGATCGAGGAGGCCGACTGCCTCTGCGCCGCCTTCGCCGCCAAGGACGgtgagagctgggcagcaggagcTGAGGGTGCCCGGGGGACGACCTGCCGGCCGTGGGGCGCCTGTGAACCACCCCCTCTTTGCAGGACGCCCTTTCAGCCCCAACACCCTCCTTAGCAGAGCTGTGAGCAACGTCATCGCCTCCCTCACCCATGGGCGCCGCTTTGAATATGACGACCCCACCTTCCTCAAGCTCCTGGCGGCGGTGGAGGAGAGCCTGAAGATGGACTCGGTCTTCGCCCAGGTGCGGGGGCTAGGAGGTGACGCGGAGGCAGGCAGGGCAGCCTCCTGGAGGGTCCCAGGACACTGAGCCCCTGCTGTATCCCGCAGCTGATGAACATGTTCCCCGTTTTCCTGCACATCCCGGCGCTGGCACGCAAATTCTTCTCGGGCCAGATCGCAGTCATGGACCAGCTGCGAAGACAGGTCACTGAGCACCGTGCGAGCCGGGACTCGGGTCAGCCACCGCGAGACCTGATCGATGCCTTCTTGGACGAGATAGACAAGGTGGGGGCGGCTGCTCGGACTGGGG
This genomic interval carries:
- the LOC142450646 gene encoding cytochrome P450 2D19-like, which translates into the protein MGLLTGEGLAPLAVAVAVFLLLVDLMYRRVRWAARYPPGPLPLPLLGNMLQLNFKDLPHSMGQLRRRFGDVFSLQMCWTPIVVVNGLAAVREALVLRGEDTADRPPVPGFEYLGFGPQAQGKRQGMCVCISQRF